The proteins below come from a single Acidovorax sp. NCPPB 4044 genomic window:
- the fabF gene encoding beta-ketoacyl-ACP synthase II: protein MSRRRVVVTGLGCITPVGNTVAEAWAHILAGQSGIDLITKFDASNFACRIAGEVKGFDLNAYISAKDARTMDSFIHYGIAAADEAVRDAGLPTGDALDEELANRIGCIIGSGIGGLPLIENTHAELENRGPRRITPFFVPASIINMVAGHVSMRFGFKGPNLSVVTACTTGLHCIGEGARKIEYGDADVIVAGGTESTVSPLGVGGFAAMRALSTRNDDPRTASRPWDKDRDGFVLGEGAGVLVLEEYEHAKARGAKIYAELCGYGMSADAGHMTAPSMDGPRRAMLAALRNAGINADEVDYLNAHGTSTPLGDLNETNAIKAALGDHAKRMVVSSTKSMTGHLLGGAGGIESVFTVLALRDQKAPPTINIFEQDPECDLDYCANTARDMKMDIAVKNNFGFGGTNGTLVFRRV, encoded by the coding sequence ATGAGCCGTCGTCGCGTTGTCGTGACCGGCCTGGGTTGCATTACCCCCGTCGGTAACACGGTGGCGGAAGCCTGGGCACACATCCTTGCCGGTCAATCCGGCATCGACCTCATCACCAAGTTCGATGCTTCGAACTTTGCCTGCAGGATCGCCGGCGAGGTCAAGGGTTTCGACCTGAATGCCTATATCAGTGCCAAAGATGCGCGCACGATGGACAGCTTCATCCACTATGGCATCGCAGCGGCAGACGAGGCTGTGCGCGATGCAGGCTTGCCGACGGGCGATGCCTTGGATGAGGAGCTGGCAAATCGTATCGGTTGCATCATCGGCTCGGGTATCGGTGGGTTGCCGCTGATCGAGAACACGCACGCGGAACTTGAGAACCGCGGTCCTCGCCGGATCACGCCGTTTTTCGTGCCGGCCTCCATCATCAATATGGTCGCGGGGCATGTATCGATGCGGTTCGGGTTCAAAGGCCCCAACCTGTCGGTCGTCACCGCCTGCACCACGGGCCTCCATTGCATCGGGGAGGGCGCTCGCAAGATCGAGTATGGCGATGCGGATGTGATCGTCGCCGGCGGAACGGAATCCACCGTCTCTCCTCTGGGGGTCGGAGGCTTTGCAGCCATGCGGGCTCTTTCCACGCGCAACGACGATCCCAGGACGGCGTCACGCCCCTGGGACAAAGACCGCGATGGTTTTGTGCTCGGCGAAGGGGCCGGCGTCCTGGTGCTGGAAGAATACGAGCATGCGAAAGCCCGTGGCGCCAAGATCTATGCGGAACTGTGCGGCTACGGCATGAGTGCCGATGCGGGACACATGACCGCTCCCAGCATGGATGGCCCACGCCGTGCGATGTTGGCGGCACTTCGCAATGCAGGCATCAATGCTGACGAGGTCGACTACCTGAATGCCCATGGCACGTCGACGCCTCTGGGTGATTTGAACGAAACCAATGCCATCAAGGCAGCGCTGGGCGACCATGCCAAACGCATGGTGGTGAGTTCGACCAAGTCGATGACCGGGCATTTGCTCGGCGGCGCTGGCGGCATCGAAAGCGTTTTCACGGTCCTTGCGTTGCGCGACCAGAAAGCCCCTCCGACGATCAACATCTTCGAGCAGGATCCCGAGTGCGATCTGGATTACTGCGCCAACACGGCCCGCGATATGAAGATGGATATTGCCGTGAAGAACAATTTCGGCTTTGGCGGGACGAACGGCACGTTGGTGTTCCGACGGGTCTGA
- the rpoE gene encoding RNA polymerase sigma factor RpoE, translating to MNASLPPPSSADSDLQLVERTVSGDQRAYELLVIKYQRRIERLIGRMVRDSDLVQDIAQETFLRAYRALHQFRGEAQFYTWLYRIAVNTAKKALMDIKRNPVISENALRGSDDDDETSRIGHELTSDETPETVLAAQEIAAAVNAAMEALPEDLRQAVTLREIEGLSYEEIAEAMRCPIGTVRSRIFRAREAISARVKPLLEKQSGKRW from the coding sequence ATGAACGCATCCCTGCCCCCGCCTTCTTCTGCAGATAGTGACCTTCAGCTCGTGGAGCGAACGGTTTCCGGCGACCAGCGGGCCTACGAACTGCTGGTGATCAAGTACCAACGCCGCATCGAGCGCCTGATCGGGCGCATGGTGCGTGATTCGGATCTCGTGCAGGACATTGCCCAGGAGACTTTTCTGAGGGCTTACCGGGCATTGCACCAATTCAGGGGTGAGGCGCAGTTCTACACCTGGCTCTACCGTATCGCTGTCAACACGGCCAAGAAGGCCTTGATGGACATCAAGCGCAACCCGGTGATCTCGGAAAACGCACTTCGCGGTAGTGACGATGACGATGAAACTTCCCGTATCGGACACGAACTAACCAGCGACGAGACGCCGGAGACTGTGTTGGCTGCCCAGGAGATCGCCGCGGCGGTCAATGCGGCCATGGAAGCCCTGCCCGAGGATTTGCGCCAGGCCGTGACGCTGCGCGAGATCGAAGGCCTGAGTTATGAGGAGATTGCCGAAGCCATGCGTTGCCCCATCGGCACTGTACGGTCGAGGATTTTCCGGGCTCGCGAAGCGATCTCCGCGCGCGTCAAGCCGTTGCTTGAAAAGCAGTCCGGCAAGCGGTGGTGA
- a CDS encoding sigma-E factor negative regulatory protein, with amino-acid sequence MKDDLKMREQLSALADGELESPAWGETVAYAQNDSGRETWATYHLIGDVLRSADLAKRPDTAFAARVMARLEEERISTASAASLQPDQPLVQAARADSEAANAAVFRWKVVAGLASLAAVGVLGWNGMAAMQAGGGGSQLASATSAPSTAQTTTLVSTSDPTGGTQVMLRDARLDELLAAHRQYGGASALQMPAGFLRNATFETPAR; translated from the coding sequence ATGAAAGACGATCTGAAAATGCGTGAACAGCTTTCCGCCCTGGCCGATGGCGAGCTGGAGAGTCCAGCATGGGGCGAGACCGTCGCGTATGCGCAGAACGATTCTGGCCGGGAGACCTGGGCCACCTACCATCTGATCGGTGATGTGCTGCGCTCTGCCGATCTGGCGAAACGGCCAGATACTGCATTCGCGGCGCGGGTGATGGCCCGCTTGGAAGAGGAGCGCATTTCCACGGCATCGGCGGCTTCGCTGCAGCCGGACCAACCCCTCGTCCAGGCCGCCAGGGCCGATAGCGAAGCCGCCAATGCAGCAGTGTTCCGCTGGAAGGTGGTGGCGGGGCTCGCGTCCCTTGCCGCAGTCGGTGTGTTGGGATGGAACGGAATGGCAGCGATGCAGGCGGGGGGCGGCGGTTCGCAGCTGGCTTCGGCTACGTCGGCGCCCTCGACCGCCCAGACCACCACGCTGGTTTCGACCTCCGATCCTACCGGTGGCACACAGGTCATGTTGAGGGATGCGCGGCTGGACGAGCTGTTGGCGGCCCACCGGCAATATGGTGGGGCTTCCGCGTTGCAGATGCCTGCAGGCTTCCTGCGGAATGCCACCTTCGAAACCCCAGCGCGATAA
- a CDS encoding MucB/RseB C-terminal domain-containing protein, with translation MTGKRNADGWVNLSTLPRVLGRLAAAALLAGLLSSPAVWAGPPGSEPPASGVERSEVPAGNEISNWIQSIHRASREHSYSGTFVVSSASGAMASSRIWHATDGTVQIERIEALDGTPRTVYRRDDLVRTFLPHAQIVKEERREMPGLFPHLPQAESDAVLRHYRAQFMGRDRVAGQEAVIVWLKPKDALRFGYRIWTARASGLVVKLQTLGMQGQVLEQAAFSQIDFDAPPTVAQLMAQMDDTRGFRLLTVPLAKTTVREAGWQMRQAAAGFLPGDCYKRKVAPVPDTARMPPLQCIFSDGLATVSVFFEPYDAARHAQQTKRMDMGATQALALRTAHGDTWLTAVGEVPQETLRLLVDQIEPVR, from the coding sequence TTGACCGGCAAGCGGAACGCTGATGGTTGGGTGAACCTATCGACGCTGCCCCGTGTCCTGGGCAGGCTCGCGGCGGCAGCCTTGCTGGCAGGCCTGCTGTCGAGCCCGGCTGTGTGGGCAGGCCCGCCCGGCTCGGAGCCGCCGGCTTCTGGCGTCGAGCGCTCCGAGGTGCCGGCTGGCAACGAGATCAGCAACTGGATCCAGAGCATCCACCGCGCCTCCCGGGAGCACAGCTACAGCGGCACCTTCGTGGTTTCGTCCGCTTCCGGGGCCATGGCCAGTTCGCGTATCTGGCATGCCACCGATGGCACGGTGCAGATCGAGCGCATCGAAGCCCTCGACGGCACTCCGCGTACGGTGTACCGGCGGGACGATCTGGTCCGGACCTTCCTCCCACATGCGCAGATCGTGAAAGAGGAGCGCCGGGAAATGCCGGGGCTCTTCCCGCATCTGCCGCAGGCAGAGAGTGATGCGGTGCTTCGCCATTACCGTGCCCAATTCATGGGCCGCGACCGGGTGGCAGGGCAGGAAGCTGTGATCGTCTGGCTGAAGCCCAAGGACGCGCTGCGCTTTGGCTACCGCATATGGACCGCACGGGCGAGCGGGTTGGTGGTCAAGCTCCAGACTCTGGGGATGCAGGGGCAGGTTCTGGAGCAGGCTGCGTTTTCCCAGATCGACTTCGATGCGCCGCCGACGGTGGCGCAGCTGATGGCGCAAATGGACGATACGCGCGGCTTTCGTCTGCTGACGGTTCCCCTGGCGAAGACCACGGTGCGCGAGGCGGGCTGGCAAATGCGGCAGGCTGCGGCAGGTTTTCTTCCGGGGGATTGCTACAAGCGCAAAGTCGCTCCAGTGCCTGACACCGCACGCATGCCTCCACTGCAGTGCATTTTTTCGGACGGCCTGGCGACGGTGTCGGTTTTCTTTGAGCCCTACGATGCTGCCCGGCATGCACAGCAGACCAAGCGCATGGACATGGGGGCCACACAGGCCCTTGCTTTGCGGACGGCCCATGGCGACACCTGGCTGACGGCTGTGGGAGAGGTTCCGCAAGAAACCCTCAGATTGCTGGTGGACCAGATCGAGCCTGTTCGATAG
- a CDS encoding DegQ family serine endoprotease, with product MFTMPHKSSPFQMLVRSLAVAGAVALVPAGALHAQAAAPSSPSLVQGLPDFTDLVDQVGPAVVNIRTLEKAPDRSGANGMDEEMLEFFKRFGLPMPNAPRQQRPQRPDEEQPRGVGSGFILTSDGYVMTNAHVVEGAQEVLVTLTDKREFKAKIVGSDKRTDVAVVKIEATGLPAVKVGDMNRLRVGEWVMAIGSPFGLENTVTAGIVSAKQRDTGDYLPFIQTDVAINPGNSGGPLINMRGEVVGINSQIYSRSGGFMGISFAIPIDEAIRVSEQLRATGRVTRGRIGVQIGQVTKDVAESIGLGKAQGALVTGVEAGSPAEKAGVEAGDIITRFDGKSIDKISDLPRMVGNTKPGNKSSVTVFRRGATRDLSITVAEIEPDDKPVAAAGDRGTPKPKASPAAQQLGLAVAELTDAQKKELKVKGGVRVSSAADAAARAGLREGDVILGIANTEITGLKDFEAVLAKADKNKPINVLFRRGEWAQYALIRPGR from the coding sequence ATGTTCACGATGCCGCATAAATCCTCTCCCTTCCAGATGCTCGTGCGCTCGCTGGCCGTTGCAGGCGCCGTCGCACTGGTTCCTGCGGGGGCATTGCATGCGCAGGCGGCTGCGCCGAGTTCCCCTTCGCTGGTGCAGGGGCTGCCGGATTTCACGGACCTGGTCGACCAGGTCGGGCCGGCGGTGGTGAACATTCGTACGCTCGAAAAGGCCCCCGACCGCTCCGGTGCCAACGGGATGGACGAGGAGATGCTGGAGTTCTTCAAGCGCTTCGGTCTGCCGATGCCGAATGCGCCGCGCCAGCAGCGTCCCCAGCGCCCCGATGAGGAGCAGCCGAGGGGCGTCGGATCGGGTTTCATCCTCACGTCCGATGGCTACGTGATGACGAACGCCCACGTGGTCGAAGGCGCGCAGGAAGTGCTGGTCACCTTGACCGACAAGCGCGAGTTCAAGGCGAAGATCGTGGGCTCGGACAAGCGCACCGACGTTGCCGTGGTGAAGATCGAGGCCACGGGCTTGCCGGCGGTAAAGGTCGGCGACATGAACCGGCTGCGTGTCGGCGAATGGGTGATGGCCATCGGTTCGCCTTTCGGCCTGGAGAACACCGTGACCGCGGGCATCGTGAGTGCCAAGCAGCGCGACACAGGAGACTACTTGCCATTCATCCAGACGGATGTGGCGATCAACCCTGGCAATTCCGGTGGGCCGCTGATCAACATGCGCGGCGAGGTGGTGGGCATCAACAGCCAGATCTATTCGCGCTCCGGCGGATTCATGGGGATTTCATTCGCCATTCCCATTGATGAAGCGATACGCGTCAGCGAGCAATTGCGTGCCACGGGGCGCGTGACCCGGGGACGCATCGGGGTGCAGATCGGCCAGGTCACGAAAGACGTGGCGGAATCCATCGGCCTCGGCAAGGCGCAGGGCGCTCTGGTGACGGGCGTGGAAGCGGGGTCTCCTGCCGAGAAGGCAGGCGTGGAGGCGGGGGACATCATCACCCGCTTCGACGGCAAGAGCATCGACAAGATCTCGGATCTGCCCCGCATGGTGGGGAACACGAAGCCGGGCAACAAGAGTTCCGTGACCGTTTTCCGCAGGGGCGCTACGCGGGACCTGTCCATCACGGTGGCCGAGATCGAGCCCGACGACAAGCCGGTGGCGGCCGCGGGCGACCGTGGCACTCCCAAGCCCAAGGCCTCGCCTGCAGCACAGCAGTTGGGCCTCGCGGTGGCTGAGCTCACCGATGCCCAGAAGAAAGAGCTGAAGGTGAAGGGCGGCGTGCGCGTCAGTTCTGCAGCCGATGCGGCGGCCCGTGCCGGGCTGCGTGAGGGTGACGTGATCCTGGGCATTGCCAACACCGAAATCACCGGCCTGAAGGATTTCGAAGCCGTGCTTGCCAAAGCCGACAAGAACAAGCCGATCAACGTGCTCTTCCGCCGTGGCGAATGGGCGCAGTACGCGCTGATCCGCCCGGGCCGCTGA
- the lepA gene encoding translation elongation factor 4, translating into MNHIRNFSIIAHIDHGKSTLADRLIQRCGGLADRDMEAQVLDSMDIEKERGITIKAQTAALQYKAQDGKVYNLNLIDTPGHVDFSYEVSRSLSACEGALLVVDASQGVEAQTVANCYTALDLGVEVLPVLNKMDLPQADPDTAKAEIEDVIGIDATDAIPCSAKTGMGIDEILELIVARVPAPRGNADAPLRAMIIDSWFDPYVGVVMLVRVVDGRLLKGERFKMMASGAVYNADNLGVFTPANEARTALNAGEVGFIIAGIKELKAAKVGDTITLEKKLPNNLGPAEQALPGFKEIQPQVFAGLYPTEASEYDQLRDALEKLQLNDASLHFEPEVSQALGFGFRCGFLGLLHMEIVQERLEREFDQDLITTAPSVVYEVVRGDGEVIMVENPSKMPEQGRIEEIREPIVTVHLYMPQEYVGPVMTLANQKRGVQLNMAYHGRQVMLTYELPLGEIVLDFFDKLKSVSRGYASMDYEFKEYRASDVVKVDILLNGEKVDALSIIVHRTQAQYRGRAVAAKMREIISRQMFDVAIQAAIGANIIARETIKALRKNVLAKCYGGDITRKRKLLEKQKAGKKRMKQIGSVEVPQEAFLAILQVEE; encoded by the coding sequence ATGAATCACATCAGAAATTTCTCGATCATTGCGCACATTGATCACGGCAAATCGACACTGGCGGACCGGCTGATCCAACGGTGCGGCGGTCTTGCCGATCGCGACATGGAGGCCCAGGTGCTCGACTCGATGGATATCGAGAAGGAACGTGGGATAACCATCAAGGCCCAGACCGCCGCGCTGCAATACAAGGCGCAGGACGGCAAGGTCTACAACCTGAACCTCATCGACACGCCGGGCCACGTGGATTTCTCGTACGAGGTCTCGCGTTCGCTCTCCGCGTGCGAAGGCGCACTGCTGGTGGTGGATGCTTCGCAGGGCGTGGAAGCGCAGACGGTGGCCAACTGCTACACCGCGCTGGACCTGGGCGTCGAGGTGCTGCCGGTGCTCAACAAGATGGATCTGCCGCAGGCCGATCCGGACACCGCGAAGGCCGAGATCGAGGACGTGATCGGCATCGACGCGACCGACGCCATCCCGTGTTCCGCCAAGACGGGCATGGGCATCGACGAGATCCTGGAGCTGATCGTGGCGCGCGTGCCCGCGCCGCGCGGCAACGCCGATGCACCGCTGCGCGCGATGATCATCGACAGCTGGTTCGATCCCTATGTGGGCGTGGTCATGCTGGTGCGCGTGGTCGACGGCCGGCTGCTGAAGGGCGAGCGCTTCAAGATGATGGCTTCGGGCGCCGTCTACAACGCCGACAACCTGGGTGTCTTCACGCCCGCGAACGAAGCGCGCACCGCGCTGAACGCTGGCGAGGTGGGTTTCATCATCGCGGGCATCAAGGAGCTGAAGGCCGCGAAGGTGGGCGACACCATCACGCTGGAAAAGAAGCTGCCCAACAACCTGGGACCCGCGGAGCAAGCGCTGCCCGGCTTCAAGGAGATCCAGCCGCAGGTGTTCGCGGGCCTCTACCCGACCGAGGCCAGCGAGTACGACCAGCTGCGCGACGCGCTGGAGAAGCTCCAGCTCAACGATGCCTCGCTGCATTTCGAGCCAGAGGTGTCGCAGGCCCTGGGCTTCGGCTTCCGCTGCGGCTTCCTGGGCCTGCTGCACATGGAGATCGTGCAGGAGCGCCTGGAGCGCGAGTTCGACCAGGACCTCATCACCACCGCGCCCAGCGTGGTGTACGAGGTGGTCCGCGGCGACGGTGAGGTCATCATGGTGGAGAACCCCTCCAAGATGCCCGAGCAGGGCCGCATCGAAGAGATCCGCGAGCCCATCGTGACGGTGCACCTGTACATGCCGCAGGAATACGTCGGCCCGGTGATGACGCTGGCCAACCAGAAGCGCGGCGTGCAGCTCAACATGGCCTACCACGGCCGGCAGGTGATGCTCACGTACGAGCTGCCCCTGGGCGAGATCGTGCTGGACTTCTTCGACAAGCTCAAGTCCGTCTCGCGCGGGTATGCCTCGATGGACTACGAGTTCAAGGAGTACCGCGCGTCCGACGTGGTGAAGGTCGACATCCTGCTCAACGGCGAGAAGGTCGACGCGCTGTCCATCATCGTGCACCGCACCCAGGCGCAGTACCGCGGCCGGGCGGTGGCGGCGAAGATGCGCGAGATCATCAGCCGCCAGATGTTCGACGTTGCGATCCAGGCCGCCATCGGCGCCAACATCATCGCGCGCGAAACCATCAAGGCGCTGCGCAAGAACGTGCTGGCCAAGTGCTACGGCGGCGACATCACCCGCAAGCGCAAGCTGCTCGAAAAGCAGAAGGCGGGCAAGAAGCGCATGAAGCAGATCGGCTCCGTCGAGGTGCCGCAGGAGGCCTTCCTGGCGATCCTGCAAGTGGAGGAGTGA
- the lepB gene encoding signal peptidase I: MQAMQYLTAAILAAFVGYVGAWYVGAIEGNFALLLFLATVVTGAYWLAERFVFLPRRRRAAQAIEDAAAQRRLELDRMGIAKVDGDVQESKDRILMQPWWLDWTAGLFPVIAIVFVLRSFLFEPFKIPSGSMIPTLLVGDLILVNKFTYGIRLPVINKKITQGNAPQRGDVMVFRYPPQPSMDYIKRVIGVPGDEIAYLNKRLTVNGKPVETTALPDFLDEDTMRYFKQFDEQLGEKRHRMINNPDVPAFIQGASDYAFRENCRYSVEGVVCKVPEGHYFMMGDNRDNSLDSRYWGFVPDANIVGKAFFVWMNFGNLKRIGPFQ; encoded by the coding sequence ATGCAAGCCATGCAGTATCTGACCGCCGCCATCCTGGCGGCATTCGTGGGCTATGTGGGCGCGTGGTACGTGGGTGCCATCGAGGGCAATTTCGCGCTGCTGCTGTTCCTGGCCACGGTGGTGACCGGCGCCTACTGGCTGGCCGAGCGCTTCGTGTTCCTGCCGCGCCGCCGGCGGGCAGCCCAGGCCATCGAGGATGCCGCGGCCCAGCGCCGGCTGGAACTCGACCGCATGGGCATCGCCAAGGTGGACGGGGACGTGCAGGAGTCGAAGGACCGGATCCTCATGCAGCCGTGGTGGCTCGACTGGACGGCCGGTTTGTTCCCCGTGATCGCCATCGTCTTCGTGCTGCGCTCGTTCCTGTTCGAGCCGTTCAAGATTCCCTCCGGCTCGATGATCCCGACGCTGCTCGTGGGCGACCTGATCCTCGTGAACAAATTCACCTACGGCATCCGGCTGCCCGTGATCAACAAGAAGATCACGCAGGGCAATGCGCCGCAGCGCGGCGACGTGATGGTGTTCCGCTATCCGCCGCAGCCGAGCATGGACTACATCAAGCGGGTGATCGGCGTGCCGGGCGACGAGATCGCCTACCTCAACAAGCGGCTCACGGTGAATGGCAAGCCGGTGGAAACCACGGCGCTGCCCGATTTCCTCGACGAGGACACCATGCGCTACTTCAAGCAGTTCGACGAGCAACTGGGCGAGAAGCGCCACCGCATGATCAACAACCCCGACGTGCCAGCCTTCATCCAGGGCGCGAGCGACTACGCATTCCGCGAAAACTGCCGCTACAGCGTGGAAGGCGTGGTCTGCAAGGTGCCCGAGGGCCACTATTTCATGATGGGCGACAACCGCGATAATTCGCTCGATTCACGCTACTGGGGCTTCGTGCCCGACGCCAACATCGTCGGCAAGGCCTTCTTCGTGTGGATGAACTTCGGCAACCTGAAACGCATCGGGCCGTTCCAGTAA
- a CDS encoding DUF4845 domain-containing protein: MGLHQNNQQRPAPSVRRSRQRGLSFIGLVFLAVFAVAVFAIGGQSVPIFLEYQAIRKAVDKAAREASTVADVRAVFDRAASIDNISSIKGSDLEVTKRNEKIVVSFSYSREIALAGPAFLVYRFRDQSN; encoded by the coding sequence ATGGGTCTGCACCAAAACAACCAGCAACGCCCGGCGCCGTCCGTCCGGCGCTCCCGCCAGCGCGGCCTGTCCTTCATCGGGCTGGTGTTCCTCGCGGTGTTCGCGGTCGCGGTGTTCGCCATCGGCGGGCAGTCGGTACCGATCTTCCTGGAGTACCAGGCGATCCGCAAGGCGGTCGACAAGGCGGCGCGCGAGGCCAGCACCGTGGCGGACGTGCGGGCGGTGTTCGACCGGGCCGCCTCGATCGACAACATCAGCTCGATCAAGGGCTCCGATCTCGAAGTGACCAAGCGCAACGAGAAGATCGTCGTGTCGTTCAGCTACTCGCGCGAGATCGCGCTCGCCGGCCCCGCGTTCCTGGTGTATCGCTTCCGCGACCAGTCCAACTGA
- the rnc gene encoding ribonuclease III codes for MQPSLSALQDRLQHAFSDPSLLQRAITHRSFSADHNERLEFLGDSVLNLAVSSLLYRRLSDLPEGDLSRVRANLVRQETLHGLSLGLQLPQVLRLGEGETKSGGKLRPSILADALEALIGAVYLDAGYGPAEALVHRLYRSVEINPQMQAAEKDPKTALQEWLQGRKMKLPQYRVVATVGAAHRQTFDVECDIPELGLTERGIGGSRRAGEQAAAAAMLATLKAKHP; via the coding sequence GTGCAACCCAGTCTCTCCGCCTTGCAGGACCGCCTGCAGCATGCCTTCTCCGATCCATCGCTGCTGCAGCGCGCCATCACGCACCGCAGCTTTTCGGCCGACCACAACGAGCGGCTGGAGTTTCTCGGCGATTCGGTCCTGAACCTGGCTGTCTCCAGCCTGCTCTACCGCCGCCTGAGCGACCTGCCCGAAGGCGACCTGTCCCGCGTGCGCGCCAACCTCGTGCGGCAGGAAACCCTGCACGGGCTGTCGCTGGGCCTGCAGCTGCCGCAGGTGCTGCGGCTCGGCGAGGGCGAAACCAAATCGGGCGGCAAGCTGCGGCCCTCGATCCTGGCCGATGCGCTGGAGGCCCTGATCGGCGCCGTGTACCTGGATGCGGGCTATGGGCCTGCCGAAGCCCTGGTGCACCGGCTCTACCGGAGCGTGGAGATCAACCCCCAGATGCAGGCGGCCGAGAAGGACCCCAAGACCGCATTGCAGGAGTGGCTGCAGGGCCGCAAAATGAAACTGCCGCAGTACCGCGTGGTCGCCACCGTGGGCGCTGCCCACCGGCAGACCTTCGACGTGGAGTGCGACATCCCCGAACTGGGCCTGACCGAGCGCGGCATCGGCGGATCGCGGAGGGCGGGCGAGCAGGCCGCCGCCGCCGCCATGCTGGCCACCCTGAAAGCGAAACACCCATGA
- the era gene encoding GTPase Era yields MNSPVPPPSPGAGQDDLEAMLAAARPGSALPATPAQPQGAEEAAATPAGPQRCGLIAIVGKPNVGKSTLMNALVGQKISITSRKAQTTRHRITGIRTRGNAQFVFVDTPGFQTKHSTALNKSLNKTVMGAIGDVDLILFVVEAGNFTLADAKVLSLFKPGIPTLLVANKLDMVHRRAEIAPWLKGMQERHPFAEFVPMSAKNKGDIERLYGICEKYLPEQAWWYAEDELTDRSEKFLASETVREKLFRFTGDELPYTSTVVIDKFEEEASKTHKRFVRVAATIVVERDGHKAMVIGDKGDRLKRISTDARMELERLLDAKVFLEVWVKVRSGWADDEARVRSFGYE; encoded by the coding sequence ATGAACTCCCCCGTTCCTCCCCCATCCCCCGGCGCAGGCCAGGACGACCTGGAGGCCATGCTGGCCGCCGCCCGCCCGGGCAGCGCGCTGCCCGCCACCCCGGCGCAGCCGCAGGGCGCAGAGGAAGCCGCGGCGACCCCCGCAGGCCCGCAGCGCTGCGGCCTCATCGCCATCGTGGGCAAGCCGAACGTGGGCAAGTCCACGCTGATGAACGCGCTGGTGGGGCAGAAGATCAGCATCACCTCGCGCAAGGCGCAGACCACGCGCCACCGCATCACCGGCATCCGCACGCGCGGGAACGCGCAGTTCGTGTTCGTCGATACGCCGGGTTTCCAGACCAAGCACAGCACGGCGCTCAACAAGTCGCTCAACAAGACGGTGATGGGTGCGATCGGCGACGTGGACCTGATCCTGTTCGTGGTGGAGGCCGGCAATTTCACGCTGGCCGATGCCAAGGTGCTGTCGCTCTTCAAGCCCGGCATTCCCACGCTGCTCGTGGCCAACAAGCTCGACATGGTGCACCGCCGCGCCGAGATCGCGCCCTGGCTCAAGGGCATGCAGGAGCGCCACCCGTTCGCCGAATTCGTGCCCATGTCGGCCAAGAACAAGGGCGACATCGAACGGCTCTACGGCATTTGCGAGAAATACCTGCCCGAGCAGGCCTGGTGGTATGCCGAGGACGAGCTGACCGACCGCAGCGAGAAATTCCTCGCCAGCGAAACCGTGCGCGAGAAGCTGTTCCGCTTCACCGGCGATGAGCTGCCCTACACCTCCACGGTGGTGATCGACAAGTTCGAGGAAGAGGCCAGCAAGACGCACAAGCGCTTCGTGCGCGTGGCCGCCACCATCGTGGTCGAGCGCGATGGCCACAAGGCCATGGTGATCGGCGACAAGGGCGATCGCCTGAAGCGCATCAGCACCGATGCGCGCATGGAGCTGGAGCGGCTGCTGGACGCCAAGGTGTTCCTGGAAGTCTGGGTGAAGGTGCGCTCCGGCTGGGCCGACGACGAGGCCCGGGTGCGTTCCTTCGGGTATGAGTGA